One Rubidibacter lacunae KORDI 51-2 DNA window includes the following coding sequences:
- the gatC gene encoding Asp-tRNA(Asn)/Glu-tRNA(Gln) amidotransferase subunit GatC, whose translation MLDSEQVRQVANLARMDISEDDEVQFVQQLGKILGYFEQLGELNTEDLPPTARPIEVSNITRSDETQPYSDREVLLARAPEPDGDFFRVPQILNADEG comes from the coding sequence ATGTTAGATTCCGAACAAGTCCGGCAAGTTGCCAATCTCGCGCGGATGGACATTTCAGAGGACGATGAAGTGCAATTCGTCCAGCAACTCGGTAAAATTTTGGGCTACTTCGAACAACTCGGCGAACTCAACACCGAGGACCTTCCGCCAACGGCTCGACCGATTGAGGTCAGCAACATTACCCGCAGCGACGAAACCCAACCCTACAGCGATCGCGAGGTATTGCTTGCCCGCGCGCCGGAGCCTGACGGCGACTTTTTCCGCGTTCCGCAAATTCTTAACGCAGACGAGGGCTAG
- the dxs gene encoding 1-deoxy-D-xylulose-5-phosphate synthase: protein MHISEIIHPNQLHGLSLRQLEAIARQIREKHLQTVATSGGHLGPGLGVVELTLALYQTLDLDRDKVVWDVGHQAYPHKLITGRYDRFQTLRQKDGIAGYLKRCENRFDHFGAGHASTSISAALGMALARDAKGEDFKCVAVIGDGALTGGMALEAINHAGHLPDTNLMVVLNDNEMSISPNVGAISRYLNKVRLSPPVQFLSDNLEEQFKHLPFFGETLTPEMERVKEGMKRLTVPKVGAVIEELGFKYFGPIDGHNLAELISTFKQAHKVPGPVLVHVATVKGKGYDIAEQDRVGYHAQNPFDLATGKAIPSSKPKPPKYAKVFAHTLTKLAENDPRIIGITAAMATGTGLDKLCQKLPKQYIDVGIAEQHAVTLAAGLACEGLRPVAAIYSTFLQRAFDQVVHDVCIQNLPVFFCLDRAGIVGADGPTHQGLYDIAYLRCIPNMVVMAPKDEAELQRMVVTGVNYTEGPIAVRYPRGNGIGVPLMEEGWEPLEIGKSELLRNGDDVLLIGYGTMVATAMQVAEILSEHGIEATVVNARFVKPLDMETLAPLAQRIGRVVTLEEGCLMGGFGSAVAEELLDRDVVLPVKRFGVPDRLVDHAKPDEAKASLGLTGSQIAEQIRTTFFSSAAQPASFSTAS from the coding sequence ATGCACATTAGCGAAATCATTCATCCCAACCAGCTTCACGGGCTATCCCTGCGTCAACTGGAGGCGATCGCTCGCCAAATCCGCGAGAAGCACCTGCAAACTGTTGCTACCAGTGGCGGGCACCTCGGACCTGGCTTGGGGGTTGTCGAGCTTACCCTAGCCTTGTACCAGACCCTCGACCTCGATCGCGACAAGGTTGTTTGGGATGTCGGCCACCAAGCCTATCCCCACAAGCTCATTACCGGGCGCTACGACCGCTTCCAGACGCTGCGTCAGAAAGACGGCATCGCTGGCTATCTGAAGCGCTGCGAGAACCGTTTCGATCACTTTGGAGCCGGGCATGCCTCCACCAGTATTTCCGCCGCATTGGGTATGGCTCTCGCCCGCGATGCCAAAGGTGAAGACTTCAAATGCGTAGCGGTGATCGGCGATGGTGCATTGACGGGCGGGATGGCCCTTGAAGCTATCAACCACGCCGGACACCTGCCAGACACGAACCTGATGGTGGTCCTCAATGACAACGAGATGTCGATCTCGCCCAACGTCGGTGCCATCTCGCGCTATCTCAACAAAGTGCGTCTATCGCCACCGGTCCAGTTCCTTTCGGACAATCTTGAAGAACAGTTCAAGCACCTGCCGTTCTTTGGGGAAACCCTGACGCCCGAGATGGAGCGCGTCAAAGAGGGTATGAAGCGCCTCACCGTGCCCAAGGTCGGTGCCGTGATCGAAGAATTGGGCTTCAAGTATTTCGGTCCTATCGACGGACACAACTTGGCAGAGTTGATCTCCACGTTCAAACAAGCCCACAAGGTTCCCGGTCCGGTATTGGTTCACGTTGCCACGGTGAAGGGGAAAGGCTACGACATTGCCGAGCAAGACCGCGTCGGCTACCACGCGCAGAATCCGTTCGACCTAGCAACCGGCAAAGCCATTCCGTCAAGCAAACCCAAACCGCCAAAATATGCCAAGGTCTTTGCTCACACGCTGACCAAGCTGGCAGAGAACGACCCGCGTATCATCGGCATCACGGCTGCAATGGCGACGGGTACCGGTCTTGACAAACTGTGTCAGAAGTTGCCAAAGCAGTACATCGACGTAGGTATTGCCGAGCAGCATGCCGTAACCTTAGCGGCTGGTTTGGCGTGCGAAGGATTGCGACCGGTAGCAGCAATTTACTCGACGTTCCTGCAGCGTGCCTTCGACCAAGTCGTGCACGATGTCTGCATCCAGAATCTACCGGTATTTTTCTGTTTGGACCGCGCGGGTATCGTCGGTGCAGACGGTCCGACGCACCAAGGCTTGTACGACATCGCTTACTTGCGCTGTATTCCGAACATGGTCGTGATGGCTCCCAAGGACGAAGCAGAGCTGCAGCGCATGGTCGTCACGGGCGTCAATTACACCGAAGGACCGATCGCGGTGCGTTATCCGCGCGGCAATGGTATTGGCGTACCGCTGATGGAAGAGGGGTGGGAACCGCTGGAAATCGGTAAGAGCGAACTCCTACGCAATGGCGACGACGTGTTGCTCATCGGATACGGAACGATGGTCGCGACGGCAATGCAAGTGGCTGAGATCCTGAGCGAGCACGGCATCGAGGCAACGGTCGTGAACGCGCGCTTTGTTAAGCCACTGGACATGGAGACGCTCGCGCCGCTGGCGCAGCGAATAGGGCGCGTTGTCACCCTCGAAGAGGGCTGCCTAATGGGCGGTTTTGGGTCGGCGGTAGCTGAGGAGCTGCTAGATCGCGATGTGGTTTTACCCGTGAAGCGTTTCGGTGTGCCCGATCGCCTTGTGGATCACGCCAAGCCAGACGAAGCCAAAGCCTCGCTAGGCTTGACTGGCTCGCAGATTGCCGAGCAAATTCGAACAACGTTCTTTAGCTCGGCAGCACAGCCTGCATCTTTCTCCACGGCAAGCTAA
- a CDS encoding photosystem I assembly protein Ycf3 — protein sequence MPRSQRNDNFIDKSFTVMADIILKLLPTQQKAKEAFAYYRDGMAAQSDGEYAEALDNYYAALELEEDPNDRSFILYNIGLIHTSNGDREEALGYYRQALELNARMPQALNNIAVILHYQGEHAKEVGEEDEAEALFDEAADYWKQAIRLAPNNYIEAQNWLKTSGRSDMDVYF from the coding sequence ATGCCACGCAGCCAGCGCAACGACAATTTTATTGACAAGTCCTTCACGGTCATGGCCGACATCATCCTCAAGTTGTTGCCAACCCAGCAGAAGGCTAAAGAGGCGTTTGCTTACTATCGCGACGGGATGGCGGCCCAGTCGGACGGTGAATATGCTGAAGCGCTCGACAACTACTACGCCGCACTCGAACTTGAGGAAGATCCGAACGATCGTAGCTTTATCCTTTACAACATCGGGCTAATCCACACCAGTAACGGCGATCGCGAGGAAGCGCTCGGTTATTATCGCCAGGCACTGGAACTCAACGCGCGGATGCCCCAGGCACTGAACAACATCGCTGTAATCTTGCACTACCAGGGCGAGCACGCTAAAGAAGTCGGAGAAGAAGACGAAGCTGAGGCGCTGTTTGACGAAGCTGCAGATTATTGGAAGCAAGCTATCCGCCTTGCACCGAACAACTACATCGAAGCGCAAAACTGGCTGAAGACCAGCGGGCGATCTGATATGGATGTATATTTTTAG